One Aegilops tauschii subsp. strangulata cultivar AL8/78 chromosome 7, Aet v6.0, whole genome shotgun sequence genomic window carries:
- the LOC109759611 gene encoding uncharacterized protein, which yields MASLARVCSLLLVGVAVVLLLPGTYGSYSNCPPGHGGGGGGDPGHHHPPHHGKPPKHHHGPPSGHKCPPCHPPPTPRPPPTPPYGPPTPLPPPYVPPTPLPPPYTPPTPPYIPPSPPYVPPTPLPPPYVPPYVPPTPPYTPPYVPPTPPYTPSPPYVPPTPPYTPPYVPPTPPYTPPYVPPSPGPGRKTCPIDALKLNACVDVLSGLVHLVIGREARSKCCPLVQGVADLDAALCLCTTIRARVLNINIYLPVALRLLITCGKHPPNGFQCPTVLDA from the coding sequence ATGGCCAGCCTTGCCAGAGTCTGTTCCCTCCTGCTTGTTGGCGTCGCCGTCGTCCTGCTCCTGCCGGGCACGTACGGGTCGTACAGCAACTGCCCGCCGGgacatggcggcggcggtggtggtgatCCCGGACACCACCACCCGCCCCACCACGGCAAGCCGCCCAAGCACCACCACGGCCCACCGTCGGGCCACAAATGCCCGCCGTGCCACCCGCCGCCCACGCCGCGGCCACCGCCGACTCCGCCGTACGGGCCTCCCACGCCACTGCCACCGCCGTACGTGCCGCCCACGCCGCTCCCACCGCCCTACACCCCGCCGACGCCACCGTACATTCCACCAAGCCCGCCGTACGTGCCACCGACGCCACTTCCACCGCCGTACGTGCCACCATACGTCCCGCCGACGCCGCCATACACTCCGCCCTACGTCCCGCCAACTCCACCATACACGCCGTCGCCGCCCTACGTGCCGCCGACACCGCCATACACGCCGCCCTACGTGCCGCCGACACCGCCCTACACGCCGCCCTACGTGCCGCCGTCGCCGGGGCCGGGGAGGAAGACGTGCCCGATCGACGCGCTGAAGCTGAACGCGTGCGTGGACGTGCTGAGCGGGCTGGTGCACCTGGTGATCGGGCGGGAGGCGCGGAGCAAGTGCTGCCCGCTGGTGCAGGGGGTGGCGGACCTGGACGCGGCGCTGTGCCTCTGCACCACCATCCGGGCGCGGGTCCTCAACATCAACATCTACCTCCCCGTGGCGCTCCGGCTGCTCATCACCTGCGGCAAGCACCCGCCCAACGGCTTCCAGTGCCCCACCGTGCTCGACGCCTAG